A portion of the Cellulophaga algicola DSM 14237 genome contains these proteins:
- a CDS encoding TonB-dependent receptor: MNRIKLLLFLLLGIIYYSGLSQEKFTVSGSISETKSNETLIGVTIAVPQLATGVTTNEYGFYSLSLPAGEYILEISYLGYQTLNKTIILNQNTKLNLQLEEAAEQLQEVVLIENVEKTDLRTPQMSVSNLAVKTIKKIPVVLGESDVLKAIVLLPGVSNAGEGSSGFNVRGGSADQNLILLDEATIFNSSHLFGFFSVFNPDAIKDIKLFKGGIPSRYGGRVSSVLEIFQKEGNSKEFKANGGIGIVASRLLLEGPIIKDKAAFLIGGRSSYAHLFLPLFDIDNKAYFYDLNTKLNFKLNDNNNIFISGYFGRDVFSISDSFVNTYGNTVGNLRWNHLFSDKLFSNLSLIYSDYYYGLKLDFVGFEWNSGIQNFNLKYDLKHYLNNNLQINYGINNIYYQFNPGKIVPSSEDSGIIEEQLIQKYANEFAAYIDIEHDLNDKLSLAYGLRLSNFNRLGQEEINVYANDNPINFNPDLQIYEKADPIGTNTRGRKTSLKTYTNLEPRISMSYQLNNDNSIKSSYTRLAQYLHLLSNTNSPTPLDVWTPSGSFIKPQLLDQYAFGYFRNLKNGDYSLETEVYYKKIKNRIDYIDGANLIANNAIEQVILNGEARAYGLEVLFRKNVGKFQGWLSYTLSKSEQRTPGRFATATNGISPLETGINNGAWYNTPYDKTHDVSVFGSYDLNEKWDINANFVFQTGQPTNYPIGQFEFQGLTVPYYGLRNSERLPNYNRLDISATLTPTKNKDRKIQGEWVFSIYNLYNRKNAASINFSNNNETGVNEAVRTSIFGIVPAVTYNFKF; encoded by the coding sequence ATGAATCGTATTAAACTTTTACTTTTCTTACTACTGGGAATCATATATTATTCTGGATTATCACAGGAAAAATTTACAGTTAGCGGGAGCATAAGCGAAACGAAGAGTAATGAGACCTTAATTGGTGTTACTATTGCTGTTCCTCAACTAGCAACAGGCGTTACTACTAACGAATACGGATTCTACTCCCTATCACTCCCTGCCGGTGAATACATCCTAGAAATTAGTTACCTAGGATACCAAACCCTGAATAAAACTATTATTTTAAATCAAAATACAAAGCTCAATTTACAATTAGAAGAAGCTGCAGAACAATTACAAGAAGTTGTTTTAATAGAGAACGTTGAAAAAACAGATCTTAGAACGCCCCAAATGAGCGTAAGTAATTTAGCCGTTAAAACCATAAAGAAAATCCCAGTTGTACTTGGTGAATCGGATGTACTTAAAGCTATCGTATTACTTCCTGGCGTTAGTAATGCAGGGGAAGGTTCTTCTGGCTTTAACGTAAGAGGGGGTTCTGCAGATCAAAATCTTATTCTTCTAGATGAAGCAACAATTTTTAACTCATCGCATCTTTTCGGGTTTTTCTCTGTATTTAATCCAGATGCCATAAAGGATATTAAACTTTTCAAAGGAGGAATTCCATCACGATACGGAGGACGCGTATCCTCGGTATTAGAAATATTTCAAAAAGAAGGCAATAGTAAAGAATTTAAAGCGAATGGTGGTATTGGTATTGTGGCGAGTCGCTTACTCTTAGAAGGGCCTATAATAAAAGATAAAGCTGCCTTTCTTATTGGAGGTAGATCTTCCTATGCACATTTATTTTTACCCCTCTTTGATATAGATAATAAAGCCTATTTCTATGATTTAAATACTAAATTAAATTTCAAACTAAATGATAATAACAATATTTTCATATCTGGATATTTTGGAAGAGATGTGTTTAGTATCAGTGATAGTTTTGTAAATACTTATGGGAATACCGTAGGTAATTTAAGGTGGAATCATCTTTTTTCTGATAAGTTATTTTCAAACCTATCCTTGATCTACTCCGATTACTATTATGGCCTAAAATTAGATTTTGTAGGTTTTGAATGGAATTCAGGTATCCAGAATTTTAATTTAAAATACGATCTAAAACATTATCTCAATAATAATCTCCAAATTAATTATGGTATAAATAATATTTATTATCAATTTAATCCTGGAAAGATTGTCCCTAGCAGTGAAGATTCTGGTATTATAGAAGAACAATTAATTCAGAAATATGCTAATGAATTCGCTGCCTATATCGATATAGAGCATGATCTAAACGATAAATTAAGCTTAGCGTATGGATTAAGACTTAGTAATTTTAACAGGTTAGGACAAGAAGAAATAAACGTCTATGCTAATGACAACCCTATAAACTTTAATCCAGATCTTCAAATTTACGAAAAAGCAGATCCTATAGGTACAAATACACGAGGAAGGAAAACATCCTTAAAAACATATACGAATCTAGAACCACGAATATCAATGTCTTATCAATTAAATAATGATAATTCTATTAAATCTAGTTATACAAGATTAGCACAATACTTACATTTATTATCAAATACCAACTCCCCTACTCCATTAGATGTATGGACACCTAGCGGGTCCTTTATTAAACCCCAACTACTAGATCAATATGCTTTTGGTTATTTTAGGAATTTAAAAAATGGAGACTATTCCCTTGAAACAGAAGTATATTATAAAAAAATAAAAAATAGGATTGATTATATAGATGGCGCTAATTTAATTGCAAACAATGCCATTGAACAAGTTATATTAAATGGTGAAGCTAGAGCATATGGATTAGAAGTTTTATTTCGTAAAAATGTTGGTAAATTCCAAGGATGGCTATCGTATACCTTATCAAAATCAGAACAACGTACTCCCGGTAGATTCGCTACTGCTACAAACGGCATTAGCCCTTTAGAAACAGGTATTAACAATGGAGCATGGTATAATACTCCGTATGATAAAACCCATGACGTTTCTGTATTCGGAAGTTATGACCTGAATGAGAAATGGGATATAAATGCTAACTTTGTATTTCAAACAGGACAACCCACTAACTATCCTATAGGACAGTTTGAATTTCAAGGGTTAACTGTTCCGTATTATGGTTTGAGAAACTCAGAGAGATTACCTAATTATAATAGACTCGACATTTCTGCGACATTAACTCCAACAAAAAATAAAGATCGAAAAATTCAAGGAGAATGGGTTTTCAGTATTTATAACTTGTACAATCGTAAAAATGCTGCTTCCATTAATTTTAGTAATAATAATGAAACTGGTGTCAATGAAGCGGTAAGAACTTCAATATTCGGAATTGTACCTGCAGTGACTTATAACTTTAAATTTTAA
- a CDS encoding DUF4249 family protein gives MKYIYLILVVSLVAIGCEDVIEVEVPTEQSRLVIDGLIRVSDTDTNTDLVIKTSLSNSFFDNLAPLTVTSVLLKTNNNTTEISLSEAQTGTYTTTLSTAILKEGPITLSIVYNNETYEGISTFTSSTPIDKLVQGEQTLFDDDETEIIIAYTDDLNTENFYLFDFDFNEFLVSEDTFYEGEQFEFSYFYDSDLEAGRTAHVSILGVDETFYNYMNQIISQSGGSQGPFQTPAGTVRGNIINTTSFENYALGYFSISETFTQTITIE, from the coding sequence ATGAAATATATATATTTAATACTAGTAGTCTCTTTGGTAGCTATAGGTTGCGAAGATGTAATTGAAGTGGAGGTACCGACGGAACAATCTAGATTAGTTATTGATGGCCTTATACGCGTATCTGATACAGATACAAATACAGACCTTGTAATAAAAACAAGTTTATCTAATTCTTTTTTTGATAATCTAGCCCCATTAACAGTTACTAGCGTATTGCTAAAAACCAACAATAACACTACAGAAATTTCGCTTTCTGAAGCTCAAACAGGCACCTACACCACTACATTATCTACAGCTATTCTAAAAGAAGGACCAATAACGCTAAGCATCGTCTACAATAACGAAACCTATGAAGGCATTTCTACGTTTACTTCTTCTACGCCGATAGACAAATTAGTTCAAGGGGAACAAACATTGTTTGATGATGACGAAACAGAAATTATTATCGCATATACAGATGATTTGAATACTGAAAACTTTTACCTTTTTGATTTTGATTTTAATGAATTTTTAGTATCCGAAGATACTTTTTATGAAGGCGAACAATTTGAATTCTCTTATTTTTATGATTCGGATTTAGAAGCAGGACGGACAGCACATGTAAGCATTTTAGGAGTAGATGAAACCTTTTATAATTATATGAATCAAATAATTTCACAAAGTGGTGGCAGCCAAGGACCTTTCCAAACTCCAGCAGGTACCGTTCGTGGGAATATAATAAACACGACTTCCTTTGAAAATTATGCTTTAGGTTATTTTTCAATTTCTGAAACTTTCACGCAAACAATTACTATTGAATAA
- a CDS encoding DUF6095 family protein, with translation MHTDKDILVKGIKYLGYTVALMFSAPIVIYQAFKNQEHSLYIPVLILGFILALAALFMAFLGIKTIMDSLFGKKQKKK, from the coding sequence ATGCATACAGATAAAGACATTTTAGTAAAAGGAATAAAATATTTAGGGTATACCGTAGCATTAATGTTTTCTGCTCCTATTGTAATCTATCAAGCCTTTAAAAACCAAGAACACTCTTTATATATCCCTGTATTAATTTTAGGTTTTATATTAGCTCTAGCAGCACTATTTATGGCTTTCTTAGGTATAAAAACAATAATGGACAGCCTATTTGGTAAAAAACAAAAAAAGAAATAA
- a CDS encoding ISAon1 family transposase N-terminal region protein — translation MDIELVRYLLPEGVLDYFEIVSHQSSEGKVHFYLEEKNVLPKEHQTELAHSKGFLPEITVEDFPLRGKSVLLHIKRRRWTLMDTGKIIKRDWGLIAKGTRITSEFASFLKGIA, via the coding sequence TTGGATATAGAATTAGTGCGGTATTTGTTGCCGGAAGGCGTATTGGATTACTTTGAAATTGTAAGCCATCAATCATCAGAAGGTAAGGTTCATTTTTACTTAGAAGAAAAGAACGTGCTACCCAAAGAGCACCAAACAGAATTAGCCCATTCCAAAGGCTTCTTGCCGGAGATAACAGTAGAGGACTTCCCTCTAAGAGGTAAATCGGTACTGCTCCATATAAAGCGTAGGCGCTGGACTCTTATGGATACGGGAAAAATCATAAAAAGAGATTGGGGTTTAATAGCTAAAGGCACTCGGATAACCAGCGAATTTGCCTCTTTTTTAAAAGGTATCGCTTGA
- a CDS encoding ISAon1 family transposase, whose amino-acid sequence MNGKALQYHYKNHLSDFKDWPQKEHSQKWLLFGKNLGYYLSLDETSLSNGELYTILTNKGANGKKGSIVAIVKGTKADDVISVGNKIPVERRNIVKEVTVDMAGNMNLIAKKCFPKTEIVTDRFHVQKLASEAVQEERIRLRWEVIEIENKAIEEARKTEKTHKPEILANGDTHRQLLARSRYVLFKPKTKWTAGQIERAEILFRLYPTIEKAYKLAQALSYIYENNTNKDAARLKLAQWYNEVENGSITKVVCELK is encoded by the coding sequence ATTAATGGCAAAGCCCTACAGTATCACTACAAAAACCATCTTAGCGACTTCAAGGATTGGCCCCAAAAGGAACATTCACAAAAGTGGTTGCTCTTTGGAAAGAATTTAGGTTACTATTTAAGTTTAGATGAAACCTCTTTGTCCAACGGTGAACTCTACACGATTCTAACCAATAAAGGCGCTAACGGAAAGAAAGGTAGCATAGTGGCCATTGTCAAGGGAACCAAAGCGGATGACGTCATCAGTGTGGGTAATAAAATCCCTGTGGAAAGACGAAATATAGTCAAAGAAGTTACTGTCGATATGGCTGGAAATATGAATTTGATCGCTAAAAAATGTTTCCCCAAAACAGAGATAGTGACCGATAGATTCCATGTTCAAAAATTAGCCTCAGAAGCAGTCCAAGAAGAACGTATCCGATTAAGATGGGAAGTTATAGAAATAGAAAACAAAGCCATTGAAGAAGCTCGAAAAACAGAAAAAACACATAAACCAGAAATTCTCGCTAACGGAGATACCCATAGACAGTTGCTGGCCAGAAGTCGATATGTATTATTTAAACCAAAGACCAAATGGACTGCAGGACAAATAGAAAGAGCGGAAATATTGTTTCGACTTTACCCAACTATTGAAAAAGCCTATAAGTTGGCCCAAGCATTAAGCTATATCTATGAAAATAATACGAATAAGGATGCAGCAAGACTAAAATTGGCACAATGGTATAACGAAGTAGAAAACGGATCAATCACAAAAGTTGTGTGTGAATTGAAATAG
- a CDS encoding ISAon1 family transposase N-terminal region protein, with protein sequence MELSIDLLKLILPELLLTHFDLVTHKTEDGTLHLSFEEKKDTPKEEKHRILIAHGFHTEIVVQDFPLRGKSVYLHIKRRRWLDKRTNEIVQRDWDLVAQGTRMTIEFAAFLKVLGRY encoded by the coding sequence TTGGAACTATCTATAGACCTATTAAAGCTTATACTACCTGAACTATTACTAACCCACTTCGACCTAGTCACCCATAAAACGGAAGACGGTACGCTCCATTTATCTTTTGAAGAAAAGAAGGACACCCCTAAAGAAGAAAAACATCGCATTTTAATAGCCCATGGTTTTCATACAGAGATAGTAGTCCAAGACTTTCCATTGCGGGGAAAGTCAGTTTATCTCCACATTAAGCGACGCCGTTGGCTTGATAAGCGCACTAACGAAATAGTGCAAAGAGATTGGGATCTGGTCGCACAGGGAACACGAATGACCATCGAGTTCGCTGCTTTTTTAAAAGTACTTGGTCGATACTAA
- a CDS encoding ISL3 family transposase: MANSIKTISKKCFPKAIQVTDRFHVQKLALEALQDIRIKHRWDAIDLENEQIKQPRAKNKTFVPKEFNNGDTRKQLLARSRYLMYKAPNNWTENQYIRSRILFDQYPDIKIAFDLAQGLRNIFNTATSIETAYTKLAHWYKDVENTGFRAFNTIANTITLNYRSILNYL; encoded by the coding sequence ATGGCAAACTCGATAAAGACCATCTCCAAGAAGTGCTTCCCTAAGGCAATACAGGTCACCGATCGCTTCCATGTACAAAAACTTGCCCTAGAGGCGCTTCAGGATATCCGGATCAAACACAGATGGGACGCAATAGACCTGGAGAACGAACAGATAAAACAGCCAAGGGCAAAGAACAAGACATTCGTCCCAAAAGAATTCAATAACGGAGATACAAGAAAGCAACTATTGGCCCGCAGCAGGTATTTAATGTACAAAGCTCCAAATAACTGGACAGAGAACCAATACATAAGAAGCAGGATATTGTTCGATCAATATCCCGATATAAAGATTGCCTTCGACCTAGCCCAAGGACTCAGAAACATATTCAATACGGCAACGTCCATAGAGACCGCCTATACAAAACTCGCACATTGGTACAAGGATGTAGAAAACACAGGATTTAGGGCGTTCAACACCATCGCAAACACCATAACACTCAACTATAGATCTATCCTGAACTATTTATAA
- a CDS encoding transposase, producing MSLILENSNFKSFNTIARSIQMHYKPILNYFNNRSTNASAESFNAKIKEFRTMFRGVRDVKFFLFRLTKLYA from the coding sequence TTGAGCCTGATCCTAGAAAACTCAAATTTTAAGTCGTTCAACACCATTGCAAGGTCTATACAAATGCATTACAAACCGATTTTGAACTATTTTAATAACAGAAGCACCAATGCTTCCGCGGAATCCTTTAATGCTAAAATTAAAGAGTTCAGGACGATGTTTAGAGGCGTAAGAGATGTTAAGTTTTTCTTGTTTAGACTAACAAAATTATATGCCTAA
- a CDS encoding ISAon1 family transposase N-terminal region protein has protein sequence MDIELVRYLLPEGVLDYFEIVSHQSSEGKVHFYLEEKNVLPKEHQTELAHSKGFLPEITVEDFPLRGKSVLLHIKRRRWTLMDTGQIIKRDWGLIAKGTRITSEFASFLKGIA, from the coding sequence TTGGATATAGAATTAGTGCGGTATTTGTTGCCGGAAGGCGTATTGGATTACTTTGAAATTGTAAGCCATCAATCATCAGAAGGTAAGGTTCATTTTTACTTAGAAGAAAAGAACGTGCTACCCAAAGAGCACCAAACAGAATTAGCCCATTCCAAAGGCTTCTTACCGGAGATAACAGTTGAGGACTTCCCTCTAAGAGGTAAATCGGTACTGCTCCATATAAAGCGTAGGCGCTGGACTCTTATGGATACGGGACAAATTATAAAAAGAGATTGGGGTTTAATAGCTAAAGGCACTCGGATAACCAGCGAATTTGCCTCTTTTTTAAAAGGTATCGCTTGA
- a CDS encoding ISAon1 family transposase, producing the protein MAPKGTFTKVVALWKNLGYYLSLDETSLSNGELYTILTNKGANGKKGSIVAIIKGTKADNVISVLNKIPVERRNIVKEVTVDMAGNMNLIAKKCFPRTEIVTDRFHVQKLASEAVQEERIRLRWEVIEIENKAIEEARKTEKTHRPELLENGDTHRQLLARSRYVLFKPKTKWTAGQIERAEILFRLYPTIEKAYKLAQALSYIYENNTNKDVARLKLAQWYNEVENSNFKSFNTIARSIQMHYKPILNYFNNRSTNASAESFNAKIKEFRTMFRGVRDVKFFLFRLTKLYA; encoded by the coding sequence TTGGCCCCAAAAGGAACATTCACAAAAGTGGTTGCTCTTTGGAAAAATTTAGGTTACTATTTAAGTTTAGATGAAACCTCTTTGTCCAACGGTGAACTCTACACGATTCTAACCAATAAAGGCGCTAACGGAAAGAAAGGTAGCATAGTGGCCATTATCAAGGGAACCAAAGCGGATAACGTCATCAGTGTGCTTAATAAAATCCCTGTGGAAAGACGAAATATAGTCAAAGAAGTTACTGTCGATATGGCTGGAAATATGAATTTGATCGCTAAAAAATGTTTCCCCAGAACAGAGATCGTGACCGATAGATTCCATGTTCAAAAACTAGCCTCAGAAGCAGTCCAAGAAGAACGTATCCGATTAAGATGGGAAGTTATAGAAATAGAAAACAAAGCCATTGAAGAAGCTCGAAAAACAGAAAAAACACATAGACCAGAACTTCTCGAAAACGGAGATACCCATAGACAGTTGCTGGCCAGAAGTCGATATGTATTATTTAAACCAAAGACCAAATGGACTGCAGGACAAATAGAAAGAGCGGAAATATTGTTTCGACTTTACCCAACTATTGAAAAAGCCTATAAGTTGGCCCAAGCATTAAGCTATATCTATGAAAATAATACGAATAAGGATGTAGCAAGACTAAAATTGGCACAGTGGTATAACGAAGTAGAAAACTCAAATTTTAAGTCGTTCAACACCATTGCAAGGTCTATACAAATGCATTACAAACCAATTTTGAACTATTTTAATAACAGGAGCACCAATGCTTCCGCGGAATCCTTTAATGCTAAAATTAAAGAGTTCAGGACGATGTTTAGAGGCGTAAGAGATGTTAAGTTTTTCTTGTTTAGACTAACAAAATTATATGCCTAA
- a CDS encoding DUF4294 domain-containing protein, with protein MKKNFLLIALLLVYSFCFGQEEETPLDSIAEKMIIMEGDSIMQSTIALEEYYVFSKLKFSSYEEKLRYYILRRKTLKVYPYAKLAADRLTELNDSLTKITKNSHKRKYTREIQKYIEGEFSDELKKLTRTEGQILVKLIHRQTGNTAFDLVKELRNGWRAFWYNATAKMFKISLKEEFNPELVHEDYLIEDILQRAFSQFRIERQKSALNFDYSQLTDKWSVQKK; from the coding sequence ATGAAAAAGAACTTCTTATTAATTGCTTTGTTGCTTGTGTATTCTTTTTGCTTTGGACAAGAAGAAGAAACGCCATTAGATTCCATTGCGGAAAAGATGATTATTATGGAGGGCGATTCTATTATGCAAAGTACAATTGCGTTAGAAGAGTACTATGTATTTAGTAAACTTAAGTTTTCTAGCTATGAGGAGAAACTACGGTACTATATATTAAGGAGGAAAACACTTAAAGTTTACCCTTATGCAAAATTAGCTGCAGATAGGCTTACGGAGTTGAATGATAGTTTAACTAAGATTACTAAAAACTCGCATAAAAGAAAGTACACTAGAGAAATTCAGAAATATATTGAAGGAGAGTTTTCAGATGAATTAAAAAAATTAACACGTACGGAGGGACAGATCTTAGTAAAGCTTATTCATCGCCAAACAGGTAATACAGCTTTTGACCTGGTAAAAGAGTTGAGGAACGGTTGGCGAGCATTCTGGTATAATGCCACAGCTAAAATGTTTAAGATAAGTCTTAAGGAAGAATTTAATCCAGAGTTAGTACATGAAGATTATTTAATAGAGGATATATTACAACGTGCTTTCTCTCAATTTAGAATAGAAAGGCAGAAGTCAGCCTTAAATTTTGATTACTCTCAACTCACAGACAAGTGGTCTGTTCAGAAGAAATAG
- a CDS encoding M42 family metallopeptidase: MSTNKILTKKSIEFLEKYLNNASPTGYESEGQKIWMEYLKPYVDTFITDTYGTAVGVINPDAKYKVVIEGHSDEISWYVNYITDEGLIYVIRNGGSDHQIAPSKWVNIHTKNGIVKGIFGWPAIHTRDNSKEEPPKLDNIFIDIGAKDKKEVEKMGVHVGCVITYPDTFQILNGNKFVCRAIDNRAGGFMIAEVARLLHENKQKLPFGLYITNSVQEEIGLRGAEMITQTIKPNVAIVTDVCHDTTTPMIDKKKQGHTEIGAGPVISYAPAVQNKLRERIIETAEANKIPFQRMASSRYTGTDTDAFAYSNGGVASALISLPLRYMHTTVETVHQDDVENVIKLIYETILNIKDGETFSYFE, encoded by the coding sequence ATGAGTACAAATAAGATACTGACTAAAAAATCAATTGAATTTTTAGAAAAATACTTAAATAACGCCTCCCCCACTGGATACGAATCAGAAGGACAAAAAATTTGGATGGAATATCTAAAACCGTATGTTGATACTTTTATTACGGATACCTATGGAACTGCCGTTGGAGTTATAAACCCTGATGCAAAATATAAGGTAGTTATTGAAGGCCACTCTGATGAAATTTCATGGTATGTAAATTATATTACCGATGAAGGATTAATATATGTAATTAGGAATGGCGGAAGTGATCATCAAATTGCACCATCAAAATGGGTAAACATTCATACCAAAAACGGCATCGTAAAAGGAATTTTTGGATGGCCTGCTATACACACCCGTGATAACTCAAAAGAAGAGCCACCAAAATTAGACAACATATTTATTGATATAGGAGCTAAAGACAAAAAAGAAGTTGAAAAAATGGGAGTTCATGTGGGATGTGTGATCACATACCCTGATACTTTCCAGATTTTAAATGGGAATAAATTTGTTTGTAGAGCTATTGATAACAGGGCTGGTGGCTTCATGATTGCAGAAGTAGCCCGTCTTTTGCACGAGAACAAACAAAAATTACCATTTGGTCTTTACATTACCAATTCTGTACAAGAAGAAATTGGACTTAGAGGTGCCGAGATGATTACACAAACTATTAAACCGAACGTGGCAATAGTTACAGATGTATGCCATGATACCACTACCCCAATGATTGATAAGAAAAAACAAGGTCATACCGAAATAGGTGCCGGTCCTGTGATATCTTACGCTCCTGCAGTACAAAATAAATTACGAGAGCGTATCATTGAAACTGCCGAGGCGAATAAAATCCCTTTTCAAAGAATGGCTTCTTCTCGTTATACCGGTACAGATACAGATGCATTTGCATACAGTAATGGTGGCGTTGCTTCTGCTTTAATCTCTTTACCATTACGCTATATGCATACTACTGTGGAAACCGTACATCAAGATGACGTAGAAAATGTAATTAAACTTATTTACGAAACAATCTTAAATATAAAGGACGGAGAAACGTTCAGTTATTTTGAATAA
- a CDS encoding NUDIX hydrolase — MDELIDLLDADGNKTGETVLKSIAHRSGIFHQTVHIWFYTKNQYILLQQRGKYKTIFPLLFDVSVAGHIASGEEIEDAAVREIAEEIGLNISKKELKKIGVFKSIQNHSPELIDAEFHHAFIAELKVPLQELIKQESEVEDLQLTSLLKFSEETWGMANLRKYVPHSVHYYKTVIKSIKKEL; from the coding sequence ATGGACGAACTCATAGATCTACTAGATGCAGATGGAAATAAGACAGGCGAAACTGTTTTAAAGTCTATTGCCCATAGGAGCGGAATTTTTCATCAAACCGTGCACATCTGGTTTTATACCAAAAACCAATACATCTTATTACAGCAACGAGGGAAATACAAAACCATTTTCCCCTTATTATTTGATGTTTCTGTTGCAGGACATATTGCTTCTGGAGAAGAAATTGAAGATGCTGCAGTTCGAGAAATTGCAGAAGAAATAGGACTAAATATCTCTAAAAAAGAGTTAAAAAAAATAGGCGTATTTAAATCCATTCAAAACCACAGTCCAGAATTAATTGATGCTGAGTTTCACCATGCATTTATCGCTGAATTAAAAGTACCACTACAAGAGCTTATAAAACAAGAAAGCGAAGTGGAAGATTTACAACTCACCTCGCTTTTAAAATTTTCGGAAGAAACTTGGGGAATGGCTAATCTTAGAAAATATGTGCCACACTCCGTTCATTATTACAAAACCGTAATAAAATCTATCAAAAAAGAATTATAA
- the hisS gene encoding histidine--tRNA ligase — MAQKPSIPKGTRDFTPSEVVKRNYIFDTIKKNFQTFGFQPIETPSFENSDTLMGKYGDEGDRLIFKILNSGDYLNKVDDATYREKNSNAITSKISEKALRYDLTVPFARYVVMHQNEIDFPFKRYQIQPVWRADRPQKGRFREFYQCDADVVGSDSLLQEVEFVQLYDAVFADLKLDGVTIKMNNRKILAGIAEVIGAKDNLIDFTVALDKLDKIGEEGVKKEMLEKGISETAIEKASPLFKLTGTNLEQLDALEKLLSSSEEGAKGVAELRFIIETISELGLQTATLAIDVTLARGLNYYTGAIFEVGAPEGVKMGSIGGGGRYDDLTGIFGLKDVSGVGISFGLDRIYLVLEELELFPEAIDQSLQVLCVNFGDQEALAALKLVTNLRKQGVKADVYPNSAKMQKQMKYANNRNVPFVILIGDEELANNSFVVKNMKEGSQETYSLDKVAEFVKNL; from the coding sequence ATGGCACAAAAACCATCTATTCCAAAAGGTACTAGAGATTTTACTCCTTCAGAGGTAGTAAAGCGTAATTATATATTTGATACGATTAAGAAGAATTTTCAAACCTTCGGTTTTCAGCCTATTGAAACACCATCTTTTGAAAACTCTGATACCTTAATGGGAAAGTATGGAGATGAAGGAGATCGTTTGATATTTAAAATATTAAACTCTGGAGATTATTTAAATAAAGTAGATGATGCTACTTACCGTGAGAAAAACTCAAATGCAATAACTTCAAAAATATCAGAAAAAGCATTGCGTTATGACCTTACCGTGCCGTTTGCGCGTTATGTAGTAATGCATCAAAACGAAATAGACTTTCCGTTTAAAAGATATCAGATACAACCCGTTTGGAGAGCAGATAGGCCTCAAAAAGGACGTTTTAGAGAATTTTATCAATGTGATGCAGATGTTGTAGGTTCAGACTCATTATTGCAGGAGGTAGAGTTTGTGCAATTGTATGATGCTGTATTTGCCGATTTAAAATTAGATGGGGTAACCATCAAAATGAACAATAGAAAAATTTTAGCTGGTATCGCGGAAGTTATTGGCGCTAAAGATAATTTGATAGACTTTACAGTCGCATTAGATAAATTAGATAAAATAGGAGAAGAAGGTGTTAAGAAAGAAATGTTAGAAAAAGGTATTTCTGAAACCGCTATAGAAAAAGCATCACCATTGTTTAAGTTAACAGGAACCAATTTGGAGCAGTTAGATGCTTTAGAAAAACTTTTATCCTCTTCGGAAGAAGGAGCAAAAGGGGTGGCCGAACTTCGTTTTATTATTGAAACAATTTCTGAGCTTGGTTTGCAAACGGCAACATTGGCTATAGATGTTACTTTAGCACGAGGACTTAATTATTACACAGGTGCTATCTTTGAAGTTGGAGCTCCGGAAGGAGTTAAAATGGGTTCTATTGGTGGCGGTGGTCGCTATGATGACTTAACGGGGATATTTGGATTGAAAGATGTAAGTGGAGTAGGTATATCTTTTGGCTTAGATCGCATCTATTTGGTATTAGAGGAATTAGAATTATTTCCTGAAGCCATAGATCAATCATTACAGGTGCTTTGTGTTAATTTTGGCGATCAAGAAGCTTTAGCAGCTTTAAAACTCGTAACAAATTTAAGAAAACAAGGGGTTAAAGCAGATGTATATCCGAATAGTGCTAAAATGCAAAAGCAGATGAAATATGCTAATAACAGGAATGTACCTTTTGTAATTTTAATTGGTGATGAGGAGTTAGCGAATAATTCTTTTGTAGTAAAAAATATGAAAGAAGGTTCGCAAGAAACGTATAGTTTGGATAAGGTAGCGGAATTTGTAAAAAATTTATAA